One part of the Pannonibacter sp. XCT-53 genome encodes these proteins:
- a CDS encoding response regulator transcription factor: MRLLIVEDDKDLNRQLNDALSQAGYVVDRAFDGEEGHFLGDTEPYDAVVLDLGLPKLDGLSVLERWRRDGRAMPVLILTARDRWSDKVAGIDAGADDYVAKPFHMEEVLARVRALVRRAAGHASNEIECGDLRLDLRSGRVTVAGLQVKLTSHEYRLLAYLMHHRGKVISRTELVEHLYDQDFDRDSNTVEVFVGRLRKKLGGDYIETVRGLGYRIGAVA, from the coding sequence ATGCGCCTGCTGATCGTCGAAGATGACAAGGACCTGAACCGCCAGCTGAACGACGCCCTGAGCCAGGCCGGCTATGTGGTCGACCGCGCCTTTGACGGCGAGGAGGGGCATTTTCTCGGCGACACCGAGCCCTATGACGCGGTGGTGCTCGATCTGGGCCTGCCAAAGCTGGACGGCCTCTCGGTGCTGGAACGCTGGCGACGCGATGGGCGGGCGATGCCGGTGCTGATCCTGACGGCCCGCGATCGCTGGTCCGACAAGGTGGCCGGTATCGACGCCGGTGCCGACGATTACGTGGCAAAGCCGTTTCACATGGAGGAGGTGCTGGCGCGCGTGCGGGCGCTGGTCCGTCGCGCCGCCGGCCATGCCTCCAACGAGATCGAATGCGGCGACCTGCGTCTCGACCTCCGGTCAGGCCGGGTCACCGTTGCAGGGCTGCAGGTCAAGCTGACATCGCACGAGTACCGCCTGCTGGCCTATCTGATGCATCACCGGGGCAAGGTGATCTCGCGCACGGAACTGGTCGAGCATCTCTACGACCAGGACTTCGACCGCGATTCGAACACCGTGGAAGTGTTCGTCGGTCGCCTGCGCAAGAAGCTCGGCGGCGACTACATCGAGACCGTGCGGGGTCTGGGCTACCGGATCGGAGCGGTGGCGTGA
- a CDS encoding PepSY domain-containing protein produces MRQFALAAAFLPLLLPSLPAGALAACLSQPQAQQAVASGQALSLGSVAAGLQGEIVRAQLCEEGGRYVYRLSVLENGQVTTIVVDASR; encoded by the coding sequence ATGCGCCAGTTCGCCCTTGCCGCCGCCTTCCTGCCCCTGTTGCTCCCGAGCCTGCCGGCCGGGGCGCTCGCCGCCTGCCTGTCGCAGCCGCAGGCGCAGCAGGCCGTCGCCAGTGGACAGGCCCTGTCGCTCGGCAGTGTTGCCGCCGGCCTGCAGGGCGAAATCGTCCGTGCGCAGCTCTGCGAGGAGGGCGGGCGCTATGTCTATCGTTTGTCGGTGCTGGAAAACGGCCAGGTCACGACCATCGTGGTCGACGCCAGCCGCTGA
- a CDS encoding helix-turn-helix transcriptional regulator, whose amino-acid sequence MRRADRLFQIVQHLRGGRLVRAAELAEWLEVSERTIYRDIADLQASGVPVEGAAGVGYVMRSGFDLPPLMFTRDEIVALVAGARLVSAWGGAAMARAATEALVKIEAVLPERAAARTGGIEIHAVATEMTEELRARLDRIETAVDRRQLIVIDYTDAQGTVSRRTLRPLGLWFWGQVWTLVAWCDLRQDFRMFRLDRIQALDIPGETFRMERGRTLADFYRTIEREEACRLPG is encoded by the coding sequence ATGCGCCGCGCGGACCGTCTGTTCCAGATCGTGCAGCACCTGCGGGGCGGACGGCTCGTCCGCGCCGCCGAGCTGGCGGAGTGGCTGGAGGTTTCGGAGCGGACCATCTACCGCGACATCGCGGACCTGCAGGCGTCGGGCGTCCCCGTGGAGGGGGCGGCCGGCGTCGGCTATGTCATGCGGTCCGGCTTCGACCTGCCGCCGCTGATGTTCACCCGCGACGAGATCGTGGCGCTGGTGGCCGGCGCAAGGCTGGTCAGCGCCTGGGGCGGGGCGGCGATGGCGCGCGCCGCCACCGAGGCGCTGGTGAAGATCGAGGCCGTTCTGCCCGAGCGCGCCGCCGCGCGCACGGGCGGCATCGAGATCCACGCGGTCGCCACCGAGATGACGGAGGAGCTGCGCGCCCGGCTGGACCGGATCGAGACCGCGGTGGACCGGCGCCAGCTGATCGTCATCGACTACACCGACGCCCAGGGCACGGTCAGCCGCAGAACGCTGCGGCCGCTTGGTCTCTGGTTCTGGGGGCAGGTGTGGACGCTGGTCGCCTGGTGCGACCTGCGCCAGGACTTCCGCATGTTCCGTCTGGATCGGATCCAGGCCCTCGACATCCCGGGCGAGACGTTCCGGATGGAGCGCGGGCGCACCCTTGCGGACTTTTACCGGACCATCGAGCGCGAGGAGGCTTGCCGTCTTCCCGGCTGA
- a CDS encoding VOC family protein, translating into MSKSTASTPRNSIVWFELPVPDLDRGVAFYNEVLQVELIREDMDGMRTAKFPVLDGKDTPSGHLFIGTPAPAGQGSVTHLACPGRLEDGMERLARAGGKVLSDPIAIPFGRFTYCQDPFGNSIGLYVETGQE; encoded by the coding sequence ATGAGCAAGTCCACCGCATCCACGCCCCGCAACAGCATCGTCTGGTTCGAGCTGCCGGTGCCTGACCTCGACCGGGGCGTCGCCTTCTACAACGAGGTGCTGCAGGTCGAGCTGATCCGTGAAGACATGGACGGCATGCGCACCGCCAAGTTCCCCGTTCTCGACGGGAAGGACACCCCCTCCGGTCATCTGTTCATCGGCACACCCGCGCCGGCCGGGCAGGGGAGCGTGACCCATCTGGCATGCCCCGGCCGCCTCGAGGACGGCATGGAGCGGCTGGCCCGGGCCGGCGGCAAGGTCCTGTCCGACCCGATCGCCATTCCCTTCGGACGTTTCACCTATTGTCAGGACCCGTTCGGCAATAGCATCGGGCTCTATGTCGAGACCGGCCAGGAGTGA
- a CDS encoding glycoside hydrolase family protein: MQVSPQGLAFIARHEGFVGRAYLDPGGVPTIGYGFTEGSRLFRSWWQAQGHAGLVPGQTIAPAAALSLLRELVDREYGPMVTRALGPLPQTAFDAAVSAVYNLGPRALGWRWAKALKAGDLATAAACLARTGTTAGGRVLPGLVRRRADEAALMAGQGYGLDLPHGSAPDPDIRRVQRHLTLMGYRPGPVDGRAGPLTRRAVARFQADHPPLAVDGTAGPATRAALGRAMAARAGLAGSGGCGAAASGTAAAQGVPVWDCLLIAGGVIAVAGLLFLAWQYRGRIRQELVFWRQGLSGTQQEQRT, encoded by the coding sequence ATGCAAGTCAGTCCGCAGGGGCTTGCCTTCATTGCCCGGCACGAGGGTTTTGTCGGCCGGGCCTATCTGGATCCGGGCGGGGTGCCGACCATCGGCTATGGCTTCACCGAAGGCTCGCGCCTGTTCCGCAGCTGGTGGCAGGCGCAAGGCCATGCCGGCCTGGTGCCGGGCCAGACCATCGCGCCGGCCGCCGCGCTCAGCCTGCTGCGCGAGCTGGTGGACCGCGAGTACGGGCCGATGGTCACGCGGGCACTCGGCCCCTTGCCGCAGACCGCCTTCGATGCGGCGGTGTCGGCTGTCTACAATCTCGGCCCGCGGGCGCTGGGCTGGCGCTGGGCGAAGGCGCTGAAAGCCGGCGACCTGGCCACGGCGGCTGCCTGCCTTGCCCGCACCGGGACCACGGCAGGGGGACGGGTCCTGCCCGGGCTCGTGCGCCGCCGGGCCGACGAGGCGGCCCTCATGGCCGGGCAGGGCTACGGGCTCGACCTGCCGCACGGCTCCGCACCCGATCCCGACATCCGTCGCGTCCAGCGCCATCTGACCCTGATGGGCTATCGCCCGGGCCCGGTCGACGGCCGGGCCGGACCGCTGACGCGGCGGGCCGTGGCGCGCTTTCAGGCTGATCACCCGCCGCTGGCCGTCGACGGCACGGCGGGACCGGCCACCCGCGCGGCACTCGGCCGGGCGATGGCGGCCCGCGCCGGCCTTGCGGGCAGCGGCGGCTGCGGCGCGGCGGCCTCGGGCACCGCCGCAGCGCAAGGTGTGCCGGTCTGGGACTGCCTGCTGATCGCCGGCGGTGTCATCGCCGTGGCCGGGCTCCTGTTCCTCGCCTGGCAGTATCGCGGCCGCATCCGTCAGGAGCTGGTCTTCTGGCGGCAGGGACTTTCGGGAACGCAACAGGAGCAACGCACATGA
- a CDS encoding DUF2793 domain-containing protein translates to MSETVRLRLPLIAAAQAQKHVTHNEALARLDTLAHLHLLTRTGTPPGAPLIGDCHLVTTPASGAFSGKADHVAEWTGADWVFHPPVTGLVAYLASAGTLVVRTAAGWRDYGGLLSPSAVLSRSAGGATTGLATLETTLSGLSGAFVEAAGLIPNRAVVFGVSTRTLTSITGAASYDCGLAAERSKFGGGLGVAAGSSNAGVIGPTAVYAATAVRLSANGGSFTGGSVRIAVHCLLASVPDA, encoded by the coding sequence ATGTCTGAAACCGTCCGGTTGCGCCTGCCGCTGATCGCGGCCGCGCAGGCGCAGAAGCATGTCACCCACAACGAGGCGCTGGCCCGGCTGGACACGCTGGCGCATCTGCATCTCCTCACCCGAACCGGCACGCCGCCGGGCGCGCCGCTGATCGGCGATTGCCATCTGGTGACGACGCCGGCAAGCGGGGCCTTTTCGGGCAAGGCGGACCATGTTGCCGAATGGACCGGCGCGGACTGGGTCTTCCATCCGCCGGTGACCGGACTGGTGGCCTATCTGGCCAGCGCGGGAACGCTGGTGGTGCGGACCGCGGCCGGCTGGCGCGACTATGGCGGGCTGCTGTCGCCGTCGGCTGTCCTGTCGCGTTCGGCCGGCGGGGCGACCACGGGGCTGGCGACGCTGGAGACGACCCTGTCGGGCCTGAGCGGAGCCTTCGTCGAGGCGGCGGGGCTCATTCCCAACCGGGCCGTCGTCTTCGGCGTGTCGACGCGCACGCTCACAAGCATCACCGGTGCTGCGTCCTACGACTGCGGGCTTGCCGCCGAGCGCAGCAAGTTCGGCGGTGGGCTCGGGGTAGCGGCCGGGTCCAGCAATGCGGGCGTCATCGGACCGACGGCCGTCTATGCGGCAACCGCCGTCCGGCTCAGCGCCAATGGCGGCAGTTTCACCGGCGGCAGCGTGCGCATTGCGGTGCATTGCCTGCTGGCGAGCGTGCCGGATGCCTGA